The Aphidius gifuensis isolate YNYX2018 linkage group LG2, ASM1490517v1, whole genome shotgun sequence DNA window aataccaattttataattagtttattaattaatgaattaattttaattgagattactatttaatataaagtttgacttttatatattgacatatatatcgaatttattttctatacggttatttattttataagcaaAAAGTTACTAATTATGActtatatttgaagaaaataaataaaaataatgaataattgataaaaaaaaatattatatttataacatacaatatgcatagatgtattttgtatcaaaatatagtatttattttattatattattatttatttttgttatttcatcatttattattgaatttcttatactatattatatattgacctttatatttactctaTTTTACTCTACTACatattttaaagaatataaatgtacatattaaataataaaaaatattatatttatgtatatcatatcaaaatatataatatttataatattagattattattttttattttatttcatctattattatttatttttaagcactcaaaataaattattttatattgacatttatattttactttgacttatatttgaaaaaatatattatatatatatatatatacaatatacattatatgtatataaaacacaTTTTTAAACATGCCTGCAATTTGCCGCGAATCCTAAGCCTGGAAAAAATGTGGAGGGAAATGTTAAGGGAGGGGGTATCTAAAACTAAAATAGGGGAAATCGCGATGGGAACGAACTCGGCTGCAATAGTACCGCCCCCGGGAACGAactcggatttttttttggccttaaTCCGGCTTGGGAACGAACTCGGTACCAGCCGTTCAAAATAagggacttagttttttttcgtgaaattttttttttccgttttttttttaatttttttctttttagttaaaaataagGAAATAATGAAAAGTTGGTATGGTATATTCGTTCTCATTGATATAAAAGTATCTTTTttaactgaatttttttttttttaattaagacTAAAATTATGCCGAAAAATTTTCTGACGGTCGTTGTCGGTCATGTTTTCAATGACgtgacaaaagaaaaatgatggTCATTTACATCTCTAGTTATACCTTGTTTCACCGAGACATAACGCTGATTCAATGCAGCAACTAATGATGCCTGTGGAAGAGATTCTTCGAGAGAGAATAATTCATCTCTTGTGACTGTTGTTGATCTTGATTTTAAAACTGCTTTTGAACCAATCGGTGCCAAGTAAGCACCATGAACAtctctagaaaaaaaaatcattttcctgttaaatataaagaaaaataaaaatttattgaaaaaattatttaaaaaaaaaggaagttTGAACAATGTAACCGTTGCAATAAAACTTTGCTGACACTGTTCTTTACGGCAATATAAGAAATAAAGATGATTCATAAAATTTGTCAAGTAAGCACTATAAACAAAAGTATAgcatataaaaacaaaacataaatctACGATTTATGTACCCATAAAAACCTCAACTTTTTATTCTGTTCATAATTTTAGTAATCAAGAAACGTGAAATATACAAAACGATGTCAAAATTTTAGAGTATAAAAGTGAGTAAtttgttggataaaaaaaaaaatgaagagatTATTGACGATagcaattttaatatattgaatgaataatattacagTATAATCTCTCTATAGTGACATCGTCGGGGCTCAAATTCTCGGAATTTATTATAGAGAGCGTCTCCCACTCTAGCGTCGAGGGGAATTGAGTGAGCGCGACggatagaataataaaatgagaaaGAATATACTACGTCACACACCGATACACCAACACAAGTAGGGACATTCTGGAGTGAGGGAAAAAATTCTCCTACGCTGACGCTCGATGTCACTATAGAGAATGTCACTATAGAGAGATTATACTGTATATGGTGTGCTCGGCAAGATTCCGATATCCGAGACTTGAACCTATGACCACAAATTCCTAAGTACTCTAAACCTGTGCCTATTGTTTCGTCAAAacgttttatattttccaaataattattgacataacttaaatactattttaccattattattacttgataagttggtcgaaaaaaaaaaaaaagaaatgttagTCATGTTTTGTCATAACTTGTAACTGAAAAAAACTTGTTACTGAAGTAAATCAAATAACGTTGCATTTCCATATCGCTCCTGTGGTTAAACGAGTTAAGGCACAGGGTTAGAATCGTTAGGAATGTTCGGTCATAGGTCCGAGTCCCACGttaggtagaaaaaaaaaaaaaaaaaaaaaaaactagaaaaaaaaaaatacatcaggTCCGTTCCTGAAAAAATATCCAAGTTCGTTCCAATCGGTCCCACTACCATAGCGCCTCCACTTTGCCACAAATTAGTTTTTTTGGTATTACttagatattattaattaatatcaaatattaatactgatgttaattaaattatttcattgatattatatatcaagaggcacggtactGTCTCGTGTTaagtatataagaaaaaaaaacaatactgaaaaaaaaaaaaaaaagacggcGAAAACACTGTACACCGAATAGAGGTAACCTCATCCCTcgctaatttttaataatttattcaaaatatgatgatgacgataaaaataaatgatttttataaatcaaatttctATTGTATCAAGCtttgctattaaaaaaaatccaaattatTCAATAGTTCAATTTTACATCTAGTTTGATCGATCTGGGCGCAGTTCAAGTTTTATCTAGTCAGATCTGGTTAGATCAAATTTGATCTGGTCAGATAAGATTTGATTTGAAAccagatcaagtttgatctgTACCCAGATCTGATCAGATCAAATCTTATCTAAGCCAGATCAAATTAGATCTAATTTGATCTGATTTGATCTGACGATTTTTCCCTGGGTGGTAACAACTTTTTGTGAAGTATGTGTCAAACTCAAAACAAATGTGTAAATGTGTCAAAGttacaaaacaataattttgaggctgaatttattaaattcgaTATGACCAAAGTCtgaactattaaaaattaaaattttttacttgaccTCACCTGGTTcgtctaaaataaaattccaatattaggtatagatatatattttacatcaagTGGTGTCAAGTATAGAATTTTAATAGTTCAAGTATAAAGTATAaagtattaattttgaattttgatacTGTATCTAAATTCATATACTTACAATTatagtgacaatttcgaatacttgactcttttttgttaaaaaaaactttgttttttgtttttttgttgcgaTTAATATATGATTTgacttttatatatctttattatttaatttataagcaaaaatttattaattttgacttatattttaaaacaaaataaaaacattgaataATTGATAGTACTATCAATCACTGTTAAAAATGTTTGCTTGAAATTTAATGTACATGCAGGtaaaaagattttatatttacgagTGTGACGTATTTGCTTATATGATCACAATTGTTCACATTATCCAAACTTCACCGGACGTAATccgatattttatattcatttttttaataatttattcagcaTTTTGTCAAAGTGTAAAATACCataatctttttctttttcttttaataaaaatacaatattctACATCCGTTGAAGCGAAGCTAAAATAAGTcagcaataattaattgctGAGTATCATGAGAATTGTTTGTAATGATTGGTCAAGAGGTGTTCTTACCATAAAACATTCTTGTTACCAGTCCTATAAAAGCCTATgtattttcagaaaaaattgctctcgtaaatgaataattaacaTCTACCTTGTTTTCggcatatttttaaatcatgtaaTCTACAAATAAACCGTTTAATgtctaaaatataatttactttgatttgtgttgttaattaattaatatttacgcCATTTTTATCATCCAGTGATTATCATCAAGATACTTTACATCTACAAGGTCGACCATCCACATTGACAACGCCTTCACAACCTTCTTGATTTTCACGTTtaacatcattaaaaataaaaactacgCACATTTACCTCTAATCCTGTTACCCGGttgggaataacaaaatagaggactttaaaaatattgtttactgattagtttatttgttgtttttaaataatttaatatttattttcttttaagttcaattaaattattttataaaaactaaaataaaccTGTCTCGTAACacgagtttttaaattttcccaaAAAATTTGTAGGAATtcgaatatttattgaagaaatGACTTGCAAATTTTACGTAGAAATTTCAGAAATTGACTAAACTTATCAAAGTGACTCTGAGGGGACTCGAACCTACCTACCTAACTACCTAACCAATTTCTAAACCGAACGCTCTATACCGCTACACCATCAGGGTGATGTGTGAACTGAGTCCTCTCGAAATGTTTgtcatgctttttttttttttctgttgaaaGGTTAAAAAAACTTAACTAACAAAATTTCTACagtacataaaattatttttagtacaGTGTATTAAAATCTTAGCATTTTACCTTATATTTAAAGTACAGTTCAAATTCTTTTTCAAGTACTGTGCATTGAAATCCAAGCATTTCATCTTAAATTTAATGTACaatagttgaaatttttttcaagtatattgtGCATTAAAATCATAGCATTTTAccttaaatttaatgaacaGTAGTTGAAATTCTTTCCAAGTACTGTGCAGTAAAACCAAGCATCTCACTTGAAAATTACAGGACAGTACATAATTCACAATGAAAGtacaaaaacttgaaatttaagGGTCAGTAGTCAGTACTGGAATTTTAGTGCATGCGTACCGGAAATGTGCTTgaaatttcatgttttttcaaaaaatgtacattaaatttcaagtattaCACATACTACCTTAAATTTCCAATACGATGCttgatttttaatgtaaattcacattaaaatttaagtttttGTACTGTAAATTTAAAGGACGGTGCATGAATTTCAGTTTACAgcacaaaaaattgaattttacatcaaaaaacttgaaatttaatgCAAATGTACTTGAAACATGCTTGAAAtttcaacttatttttaacagtatatatatatattatcattcatatatagaatttatcatgttatattattattcatttattttattttaatatttattgttcaatttataatattatatgatatattgagctttatatttactgactcatattttgaaaaatattactgtacatattgaataatcaaaaaatatgatatttatatgtatattgttttaagcaatcgaaatatattattatatattgaaatttatattttactttgacttatatttagaaaaatacattatatataatgccaacgaaaatttaatatacattttctaATATATCTGCAATTTGCTGCCAATCCCAAGCCTCCAGAAAAAATGGAGGAAAATGTTGAGGGAGGGTAGAGAAAACTAAAATAGGGGAATTAGCGATAGGAACGAACTCGGCTGCAATAGTATCACCCCCCAGAGAGGCTATTCTCGAATGATTGTGAGTTGACTCAATCACACGGATCGAGGTCCGTGAACGGATCTCAGTTCGTCGCTCAAGTAGATCCGTTCACGGACCTCGATCCGTGTGAGTGAGTCGTCGAGATAGGACGGGATAGGAACtgaacacatatttttttatgtacacgAAGAGAAGtttccaataaaaattgttgtgctaGCACAATAAAAAGGTGGCCAAACTGAATTCTCGTAGAAATTGTtaagtttataatattatttgttttatttttaacatattttattatgtgttctacaaaaattgttaaacagcacaacaatttttagtggacctacaatttttattatatgtattataatttttgttttaagaaataataaattttgttaatcgtaaaacaaattttattagtagtcaaataatttttattgaacagcacaacaatttttactgTCCAGCAATATTTGTTGatcttttaacaattattgtaGCGCAgtggaaaaaattttgttgttctagcacaataaattttaccttTCTACCATACAAAACCGAACGTAATTCGGAAGATTCGGGATCTTTCGGTATGAGTGCCTAATCGCCAACAGCTGTCCGGTTAAATGTTAATAACTAATGTGCATTTCAGCAGTGTTCAGCAgtgaaaattgtttataataaaatccaattatttcaataacacttaattataaaaaaagttaataatttaataaaaataaaattagaataatgttcaaaaaaagaatcacgaaaaaaaaaataatattgtcttGTAATTCTCAaatctaattatttttgtaactaACATAACCTCTATGACTTCTTGACACTTTTTTGTGGTGAatgtgattaataaattactaaaTAGATAAATGTATGTCTATCAACGTATAATCATAAAaactacaattatattttattactctCCCGATTATAATTgctatgattattaattattaataatatttattattgttatgaaactaccattattaatattatgaaataataaccaaattatttttttttattgttgaagattaataaattttatttttaattacaataaaaattgttgtatttctaataatttttattaataatttaatcaattttgttTGGCGcacaataacaattttaatgcAGCCAACGAATTTTGTTGTGCCAGCACCGTCAAATTTGTTGTGCTGTGtttgacaaaatttatttgttggtaaaacagtttttattaaattctcaTTTGGCCACCTTTTTATTGTGCtagcacaacaatttttattggaaaCTTCTCTCTGTGTAGTTAGAAAAGTTTCTAGAGAATTTTGCTCAATTTACTATCAGTTTGTACATCTTTACAATACGGATTCTTTAAGCCATCAATTTTCTACCTCGGATTCTGAaagatattcaattattagaatcgaatttttttatcattaccaGTCATTCTCTTTCTTTTATTCGTCGTGCTGTCCCTAACGGTACGACCCAACCCGTTTTGCGGGTTGGAATTAGGTTATTTTGGGGTTTTTATAAGGTTTCTTCGAGGTTGGATAACTATTACCTGATGGTTGCAATGTGCGCAAACACAACTGTCTCTGACCGCGTTATATAATGGTTATTCTGAGAATATGTGAACCGAAGACCAGTTTGCTGTAACCGTTATTTAGCCGTTCAATAACGTTGGTTGGATTTCGGTTACTTTAATACAAGTTAGTTTGAGATTTGAAGTTCGGCTTCcacttttataattatatttcagtggttTAAACAAGGTTTATCAATTGTCAACTAACGGTTAGTTCtaatttggttatttttaggTTTAAGAAGGGTTtgttttcgtttttttctGCGCACATTCCAACCTCGAGACGACCGTTGAATAGCGGTTTATAAGGGGTTGGACCGTACCGTTAGGGGTCTTATGTTTCTTGGCTATGGTAGTATATGTGTGTCTATCCAGATAGACTacatacacacatactactaagAACCTACCAGTATAGTAAATGAGTTTGCAACATACGGGCACTAATAAGATTTTCTATAACGATAGGCAAATGCGCACCCTCTTATGGGACCTAGGTGAATTCAGTCCCGTGGTACCCCATGGTTACCCCCTGGGCCATTGTTTTCCGACCGTTTATATACATTAGAATGTGTACCTGGTCACATCTGGTGGAACTGAATTCACCGTTTCCCCTCTTAGCCCAAACTTCGTCTACCGATGCGATTTACTTTCAACCTTGATGTAGCttaccatttaattttttttggctacattaattccttatactgatagaaaaaaatatacgtttTACTATGCTAATATAGTACTGGTGGATGTTTTCGGATTTTTGatatcatataatatttttttttttaagtgtagctccatcttttccttagctattgcTTATTcttagtcatttatttatttaaaatttagttaaaatttcaatttttttttataaattatcacttttcaataataaatgataataacagATTCCCAATGGCGgacaaattttaacaaaattcaacgaagtttagcaaattttattaaacttcagttaaataattatttccacCAGAGAACTtccataaaataaaacaaactgtgattaatttatttttgtatacctCAAAGCAAGCAATCCTGCATGGAATTCAGCAGCATAGAGACATTCACGTGTACAAATATCGAGTAATTTACCATCACGTGCAAGATACTTGTTGTTGCAAGTATGAAGGGCATAATGACCACCAGATTTACCATGGACAATTGTATCATCAGAATTTGCTGATGGACGAAATTCAAGAGTGAAAAGAGTATCCTCACCCCAGGGCACTGGTGCATCAACATGAATCTCATCTTGTTGTGCGCTCAAATGAGCAAAACGTTTTCGACCAGCTGatcgaaaatttatttgggGCCTCGCTGCAAGATGAACAAGCCAATATTCGGCATCCCCAGGTGCCTTGGCAGTACACTTTAATTCCTCTTGGCTTGATCCTAAGAAATATCCACGTTGAACATTCTTTAACGCCCATCTGCCACTTCCTAGagtttaaataaagaaataaataagaagAGGGGATAAGGGGCcatgttttatatattccCATAACGGCTGCTTACTATTACTTTAACTTACTTCCAAAGAATTGAAGTAGCAAGTTGCAACATATCGTACTATATAATATTGATCCAACccgggaaaaaaaattgtacgtggaattgtatataataacataTGATTGCAAATTATTGTAtgctattatatataatagtatgttattttatacaatcaCATGTGGAAAACAGGAACTGATAACGGCCGTACACGGTCTAATAACGATTTTTTATTGAGACTGGACACCTCTTTTTAGGAGACCGTGGACGGTCTGCTAAAAATAATTCCTATAGcctcaaaaaacaaatattagaCCGTATACAGCCTAAAACGACCGTAGAGTCATAAACACTAATGCCATCtgtcataattttaattaaaaacatgtataatgtttttaatacaATCAACATTCATAACCCTAAGCTgtcaaaaattgttgtatttttttaaataaattactagaTGTCCATacactggaaaaaaaaacttctgacagatagaagttttcttcttgcgaaaaaatgtatttggattgagaaaaaattgatttggaTTAAGACAAAGACTACTTAAtcgaaatcataaaaaatttcttaaatcatgaaaaaaacgtTTTAGTTTAAgacaaactgttcatgtttttagaagcatacttcttggattatgaacaaATGTGTCTTGGTTCAAAACATTATTGTTTTAACTCATGAATAAGTTTTCTTGAtggcttttaaattaaaaaaaaatattttttaattacggacctgatgtatttttttatttcctacagtttggtttatttatttattttttttctactcaaCGTGGGACTCTAACCTATGACCGAAAATTCCTAACTATTCCAAACCTGTGCTTTAACTCGCTTGTCACTAAGATATTTTCAGTTACAACTTACAAGTTATGACATTaacaaatatcaataaaactaccgccatttttttttttttttttttcgacaaactTGAACAAAACAATCAATTGAGGGTCCGAATGCAATAACCGGCCACACGCTCGAAACCCAAGAAACACGACGTTGCTTTGGGagaaaaatcaaatatgaaaaattaaaaaacaaaaaatacactcattcaaagaattaaaaaatacgtattttccttcaagtaaatttttctttataattagTTAACtcgttaaaaattcaaaaccaaaaattttttttttggaaaaaatacttttttttaaatctataacttgtgataattcttttaaaaatgaataaatcaagTTGAAAATTTGACTGTAACTTTATGATAATCTAGCGATGCCATCAGCATTCTATTGTTTCGTCAAaacgttttatattttacaaataattattgacataacctaaataacattttaccattattattacttataCTACTGCATTAGgtagaaataaacaaaaaaaacataacaaaactgatgaaaaaaaaaaaatacatcaagttcgtgataaaattttttttttttttttaatttaaacgccatcaagaaaatttattcatgaattGAAACAGTAATGTCGTGAACCAAGACACATTTattcataatccaagaaggatacttctaaaaacatgaacagtttgtcTTGAACCAAGacgtttttttcatgtttcaagaaattttttatgatttgtaTTAAGAAGTCTTTGTCTTAAtccaaatacatttttttgcaagaagaaaacttctattattaagaatttttatattgaactaAAAGAGACAATGCCCAAAAACTgatagtatataaaaaaaaactgagaattttttggttaaataataattattagagccagaattataattatttcaaattttataaatgaaataataattcttttttgtttttctcaaAGATTGAACTAATATATTGAGTCAGAATCTACAGAATTAAACTAGATTATTTCAACGTTTTATATATCTGCACAATCCACACAATTGAAAtcgatattattgatattattttatttgtttttcaggtttaaaagttttttattcgtttatcACGAGGTATgagtattttttcataatgattacaataatatttttccataacTAGATTTTCTTAAACAATTGCTCTATATACTTGCCGTCAGATGCAAGCTGAATTTGAAAAGCACATCCAAGATCAGATGGTTCTTCGGCTACGCAAGTGACATTACCAAATTGATCAACCGCTATATAACGGTCAAGATGAGAACGAAGGAAAACTTGATGTTCACTACCTTCAAGTATCCAtaattgtttctttttcaGACTTGTACCATTTGCATTTACTTTGAATCCAAATGTCTCTGCAGTTAAATATTTGAACTTGCCATTTATAAGACCAACCTAAATTGAAGGcaatacatattatttgttggaaaaTCGAAATTTAACTTACTTTGCTTTGTTTATGACGCTGAAGCTGGCCGCCACTCTGGCCGCCAAACGCCGGATAGTCAGGGACGCATAGGGGCCCCGTGCTTACATTAACGAAAATTGCTTCGTTCTTATGTTTCATTACTTAATCTATTATCTAAATCATGAACAAAGTAGATAGAACctagtaataaattatttaccttcAGCATGGCGTTTTAGGGGGTAAAAAAGGGGTGAAAACGCGTATACCAgtggattaattttttaactacttTCAAACGAAAATTGGACTAAGCCGTTATTTTGTGAATTAGtattaaaacaatacaaagctaaaaaaaaaatatcaacccccaacatagcgttttaggggggGCCATGGGGGAcggaaactttaattattttttttactaactttaaaataaatattggggcatgaaaatattatctcaATTGAAAGTCAACTAATtaaaagctgaaaaaaaaatcacgaccCTTAACACagcgttttagggggtgaAAAGGGGTAAAAACGCGGATttcagataatttaatttttttttctattttgaaaTCAAAACTGGGgcctaaaaatattatgtaaattaaaagtcgactaattaaaagctgaaaaaaaaaaaatcaacctcCAACATAGCGTTTAGGGGGGGGGGTAAGGGGGACGAAAActttaattgtttgttttactaactttaaaatgaaaattggggcatgaaaatattatcttaATTAAAAGCCAactaattaaaagttaaaaaaaaaatatcaacccccAACATAACGTTTTTAGGGGAGGCCAGGGGGGAcggaaactttaattattttttttgcttactttaaaatgaaaattagggcaaagaattattattaaaattaatatgggACTAATaaaaagctgaaaaaaaaatttcgaactTTAACAGAGCGTTTTAGGGGGTAAAATGGGGTAAAAACGCAGATTttagacaatttattttttttttctattttaaaatgaaaattagacCAAGCtggtttaatttaaattgatatggAGACAATAGAAagctaggaaaaaaaattcgaccCTTAACATAGCGTTTCAGGGGGTTGAAGCTCAAACACTACCCCCCACCCCCGTAGAACAATACATCGagagttgatatttttttttcagcttgtTACCAGTTTAATATTaggttatataataattttttgtcccaattttcatttcgaagttggtaaaaaaaataattaaagtttccgTCCTCTCTGGcccccctaaaacgctatgttgggagttgattttgatttttaaattttaacggaggctaggagccataggctcagccgcagtcttgaattcatcagtgaaaaaaaaaaaacgctcataacttacgaactaagtAACCGAGAGACTTCGTGCTAAgctcaaaagaagcgcatTAAAAAACTCTAGTGCCTGCGTAATAGGTTTTTTgctctattgataatagtttttaatcaaaaaactaaaatgtaaattttgaagaatttttttttcttacttaaaaatttgtggtgtctAAACTATCCATCAGAGAGTATTTATCACCGAAGGTTTTTTGTTCGTAaatcttttctgttttatatttcattattcttaaattattatttatgtaacttaAAATAGTTCATAcgtttttatgtgaaaattttacaagttataaaaacggcgcaataaataactcgacgcaaaatcatagtagagacttcgtattaggctcaatttaTGTATCTCAAAAAACTGTATCGCCCGCTTTGCAAAATTCCTTTccatttataatagttttttgagaaaaaaaaaaaaaactataaa harbors:
- the LOC122849220 gene encoding protein singed, whose amino-acid sequence is MQNNGMEGGNEISVDKTGWTVGLINGKFKYLTAETFGFKVNANGTSLKKKQLWILEGSEHQVFLRSHLDRYIAVDQFGNVTCVAEEPSDLGCAFQIQLASDGSGRWALKNVQRGYFLGSSQEELKCTAKAPGDAEYWLVHLAARPQINFRSAGRKRFAHLSAQQDEIHVDAPVPWGEDTLFTLEFRPSANSDDTIVHGKSGGHYALHTCNNKYLARDGKLLDICTRECLYAAEFHAGLLALRDVHGAYLAPIGSKAVLKSRSTTVTRDELFSLEESLPQASLVAALNQRYVSVKQGVDVTANQDEISGHETFQLEFDRVTKRWYIRTMQDRYWSLEAGGGIQASDHKRSSNALFDLVWQHNDGTVALRANNGKFLATKRSGHLYANFDLPTSGDGDASKYYFYLMNRPILVLRCEQGFVGPKSSASPKLECNKAGYETIRVERCERGIVRFKGQNGKYWHADSEGVTVDADQPSIGFYLELREPSRICIKCTDGRYLAAGKNGAIRLGETDYTSATKWEF